A window of Bacteroidales bacterium genomic DNA:
ATCTATCGTGAGTAACTATCAGTATTGCCATTTTTTGTTTTTGTAGAAAAAACTCTAACCATTCTATCATTTCTATATCCAAATGGTTTGTAGGTTCGTCCAAAATAAGAAAGTCAGCCTCATCTACTAAAACCTTTGCTAAAGCAGCTTTACGAAGCTGACCACCCGAAATAGTTTTAACTTTTTGGCTTAAATCCATTAATCCCAAGCGACCCAAAACTTCTTTTACTTTTGAATCGTAGTCCCATGCTTCAAAAGCGTCCATTTGCGATATTGCATCGCTCAATAATTTTTGGTTTTCAGCAGATGGATTTTGCTCAACTAATTTTATTGCAGACTCATATTCTTGAATTATCTTAACAAACTTATTGTTCGAAGAAAGTACAAGGTCTAAAACGCTAAGTTCTTGGTCAAAAGTTTGACTTTGCGGCAAATAAGCAATGCGAATATCGCTATTTAAGGTAATTGAGCCAGAGTCAGGAATATCTATCCCCATAATCATATTTAGCAAAGTGCTTTTCCCAGTGCCGTTTCCAGCTATCAACGCCACTTTTTGTCCTTCGTCAATGCCAAAAGAAATGTCTTCAAAAAGCACCTTTTCGCCGTAAGTTTTGCTTATATTTTTGACTGAAAGATAGTTCATAAATATTTCTGCAAAGATATGTAAATAAAAAAAGCCTTAATTATTTTACTATGATAAATATTATAAAATATGTTTCTAACTAAACAAAAAATGTTTTAGATTTGTAAAAACAAAAAAGATGAAAACAAAAGGATTATTTCTTGTTTTTGCAGTTTTATTATCAACTGCATTAATTGGTCAAACTGACGGAGACCGAAAATTATTTTTTGGTGGTCAAGGAGGAGTAAATGTAAGTCGCTTCCAAACAGAACTTGACAGCACAACAACTGGCGCTCGCTTAGGCTGGCAGGCTGGAGCTATGGTGCGATATGGCGGCAGATTTTTTGCTGAAGCACAAATAAATTTAGGACAAAGCTCAGCAGAACTTGTTCGCAAAGATACTTCAATGCTTAGTATTAGAAGCAAAGTTTATAGAACTTTTGTTTCTGTACCCGTTATGGCTGGATATAAAATTTTCTCATCTGAAGACGGAACTAGTAATTTTAGAATTATGGCAGGAGCTGAAGCAACGATGATGCTAAAAACTAAATTAGATGAAAACTTTTTTTATGTTGAAAAAGACGATTTTGAGCCATCTTCTTTTAGTGCTATAGCTGGCATTGGTGCTGATTTTTGGTTTATAAGACTTGATTTGGCAATCCATTATGGATTTACTCCATTGTTGCGAAACGACGATAAATCAAAAAATATAATGGGCTCTTTTAATATTGGTGTAATTTTTTAAAAAATAAATATTATGAAATTTGAACTTCCTCCACTTCCTTATGCAAACGATGCATTAGAACCTTTTATTAGTGCTAAAACTATAGATTTTCACTATGGAAAACATCATCAAGCCTATGTAAATAATTTGAATAATTTATTACCCGGCTCTCCTTTTGAAAATGCTTCATTAGAAGAAATTATTAAAAAATCTGAAGGCGCAATTTTTAACAATGCTGCTCAGGTTTGGAACCATACTTTTTACTGGAACTGCTTAAAACCTAATGGTGGCGGACAACCTTCCGGCGAATTAATGGAAGCAATTATAAGAGATTTTGGTTCTTTTGAAGAGTTCCAAAAGCAATTTACTCAAGCTGCTGCAAGTCTGTTTGGTAGTGGCTGGGCATGGCTTTCTGTTGATAAAAAAGGCAAGCTCATTATTACTAAAGAATCTAATGCTGGAACCCCAATTCGCAGTGGATTAGAACCACTTTTAACTTGTGATGTTTGGGAACATGCTTATTATATTGACAAACAAAATCGCCGCCCAGACTATATCGCAGATTTTTGGAAAATAGTAGATTGGGAAGCTGTTTCTGCAAGATATTAATTAAATCTTAGAAGCAATTTTCTTAAACTTCATAAATAATTTTATGAAAAAAGATGTTTTTTATCTAAAAAATCAAGAATATATACAACTCGACCAATTAATGAAATTATTAGGCTGGGCTGAAAGTGGCGCATCTGCTCATGAAATTATTGACAGTGGTTTAGTGAAAGTTGATGATGCCATAGAA
This region includes:
- a CDS encoding PorT family protein, producing the protein MKTKGLFLVFAVLLSTALIGQTDGDRKLFFGGQGGVNVSRFQTELDSTTTGARLGWQAGAMVRYGGRFFAEAQINLGQSSAELVRKDTSMLSIRSKVYRTFVSVPVMAGYKIFSSEDGTSNFRIMAGAEATMMLKTKLDENFFYVEKDDFEPSSFSAIAGIGADFWFIRLDLAIHYGFTPLLRNDDKSKNIMGSFNIGVIF
- a CDS encoding RNA-binding S4 domain-containing protein; this translates as MKKDVFYLKNQEYIQLDQLMKLLGWAESGASAHEIIDSGLVKVDDAIELRRRRKLFSGSKIEFADFIISIK
- a CDS encoding superoxide dismutase, whose translation is MKFELPPLPYANDALEPFISAKTIDFHYGKHHQAYVNNLNNLLPGSPFENASLEEIIKKSEGAIFNNAAQVWNHTFYWNCLKPNGGGQPSGELMEAIIRDFGSFEEFQKQFTQAAASLFGSGWAWLSVDKKGKLIITKESNAGTPIRSGLEPLLTCDVWEHAYYIDKQNRRPDYIADFWKIVDWEAVSARY